GCTCCACGGCCCGCCCGGTACCATTGAGCAAACGTCGGGTCACACCGTGCCAACATGAGGAAGAAGAGTTCCGCGCGCCGGGCGCACTCCAGCGCTGTCTCCTGACGCGGTCCCCAGTATGCGCCCACATAATACCTCTCCTTCATTCGCACTCCTCACGGGGCTGGCGGTGTATGGCGGACGGTGATGTTGTTCCATCCTCTATCCTTGAAGATTTCGCGAAGGAACTCCGCGACCTTGGCATCGGCCACATGCCACGTCAGCGATAGCTTTACCCGCTCGGCCATTCTCGATTGAGCACTGGCTTGTTCGATCAGCTCGTTGAATCCTCCTGACCTCACGTACCAATACTTGGGCGTGCCATCGTTGTTGAAGAACTTGATGTAGCGGGGTCCCTTGGCCTCCAACAGTTCCGTACCGTTGAAGCCGTCGAACTCCTCCTCACCAATCATGTACACAAACCAGGCAGGCCGCCCCGTCACCTGCTCCTGGTAGTTCAGGGCATCCTCGGAGTCAGTCGTGGGCGTCTTGTGCACTCACCTGCCAGGACCCATCGTCGAGGCCACCTTGCCGGTGTTTCCCTGACCCAGGTTGGCCATGTGGAGGATGGAGAAGGTGCCCAGTTCCACGCCGAGCGTGGTTGCCACGGTGCCCCCCGCCACCAACACCGTCCTCATCTCCAGCACCCCCTCGGCCGTGAGTGCCAGCACCGGCAGTTTCGCGCCCAGCCCGCCCGCGCGGCCCACCGTGCCCACCGCCCCCTCTCCACCTCCGAACAGCATGAGCAGGTGCGTGGACAGCCGCGCCGCCTCGCGGATCTGGTCCTGCAATGACATGGCACCGAAACGCTCGAAGTATTCGGGTGAGGAGGCGATGAGCAGCGCCACCGTGTTGGGAAGCTGCGCGAGGTCCTGGGCACCGCGGATGGGGTGGAGGACGGACTGACCGAACGCCAGCGCCATCTCTCCGATTGCATCCTGCGCTCCGTCCAGGGCGGCATTGAACCAGTCGCGCTCCAGGCCCAGCTCGGCCCAGGGAACGGTGTTCACGCGCCGCAGGGC
This is a stretch of genomic DNA from Archangium violaceum. It encodes these proteins:
- a CDS encoding Tox-REase-5 domain-containing protein — its product is MHKTPTTDSEDALNYQEQVTGRPAWFVYMIGEEEFDGFNGTELLEAKGPRYIKFFNNDGTPKYWYVRSGGFNELIEQASAQSRMAERVKLSLTWHVADAKVAEFLREIFKDRGWNNITVRHTPPAP